The Mesorhizobium loti genome includes a region encoding these proteins:
- the waaC gene encoding lipopolysaccharide heptosyltransferase I codes for MKVLIVKTSSMGDVIHTFPAVEDARLNRPDVTFDWCVEEAFAGIVALHPAIDRIHTVAIRRWRKALLDGGTWREAAALRRTLRDCRYDLVIDAQGLLKSALVARQAGAPIAGFDRSSAREPSATLFYDVTHAVPRNLHAIERTRRLFGLALGYQPDLSTLDSGIVPPAGTPAGISGKTAFLLHGTSREDKKWPVQDWIETARLLVERGMTPVTTWSNEREKTVAEAIAGAARSTVVVPKSPLAEIAAFLGRSTLVIGADTGLTHLASAFGLPTVAVFLATEPGLTGPRGPYASTLLAVPGGRVAPAKVVAEAERLLGLQLVAKAHAGKN; via the coding sequence ATGAAGGTGCTGATCGTCAAGACGTCCTCGATGGGCGATGTGATCCACACCTTTCCAGCTGTTGAGGATGCCCGCTTAAATCGACCCGACGTGACCTTCGACTGGTGCGTCGAAGAGGCGTTCGCCGGCATCGTCGCGCTGCACCCGGCCATCGACAGGATCCACACGGTGGCGATCCGGCGCTGGCGCAAGGCGCTGCTCGACGGCGGCACCTGGCGCGAGGCAGCCGCCTTGCGCCGCACCTTGCGCGATTGCCGCTACGACCTGGTCATCGACGCGCAAGGCCTGCTGAAATCGGCTCTGGTGGCAAGACAGGCAGGCGCACCCATTGCCGGCTTCGACCGCTCCAGCGCGCGCGAACCCTCAGCGACGCTGTTCTACGATGTCACCCATGCCGTGCCGCGCAACCTGCACGCCATCGAGCGGACGCGGCGGCTGTTCGGCCTGGCGCTCGGCTATCAGCCCGACCTTTCGACGCTGGACTCCGGCATTGTGCCACCGGCCGGCACTCCGGCCGGCATTTCTGGAAAAACCGCTTTCCTGCTGCACGGCACCAGCCGCGAAGACAAGAAATGGCCTGTCCAGGACTGGATCGAAACCGCCCGCCTGCTGGTTGAGCGTGGAATGACGCCGGTCACCACCTGGTCGAACGAGCGTGAGAAGACCGTGGCCGAAGCGATTGCGGGGGCCGCCCGGTCAACGGTGGTGGTGCCCAAATCGCCGCTGGCCGAGATCGCCGCGTTCCTCGGCCGCTCGACGCTGGTTATCGGCGCCGACACCGGACTGACCCACCTCGCCAGCGCCTTCGGACTGCCGACGGTTGCGGTGTTCCTGGCAACCGAGCCCGGTCTCACCGGTCCGCGCGGGCCTTATGCATCGACGCTTTTGGCAGTGCCCGGGGGGCGTGTTGCGCCAGCGAAGGTAGTGGCGGAAGCAGAGAGGCTGCTAGGACTTCAGCTCGTTGCCAAGGCCCACGCTGGTAAGAATTGA
- a CDS encoding SIS domain-containing protein yields the protein MSDLNDYLVRSAAAISATVERDLTSEMERAASAVVTALSSGKAFLICGNGGSASDAIHIATELVGRFLKERKAYNVIALTANAGVLTAWGNDYGFDTVFARQVEAHGAAGGVLLAISTSGNSPSILAAAEQARMMDMTVISLTGDTGGKLKPLSDILLNVPSTSTPIIQQGHLCLYHYLCEVVEARLSNG from the coding sequence ATGTCCGACTTGAACGATTACCTGGTCCGCTCGGCGGCTGCCATATCAGCCACGGTCGAGCGCGACCTGACCAGCGAGATGGAGCGGGCGGCGAGCGCCGTCGTGACGGCGCTTTCGTCTGGGAAAGCCTTCCTGATCTGCGGCAATGGCGGCTCGGCCAGCGATGCCATCCACATCGCCACCGAATTGGTCGGCCGCTTCCTCAAGGAGCGCAAGGCCTACAATGTCATCGCGCTGACGGCCAACGCCGGGGTGCTGACCGCATGGGGCAATGACTATGGCTTCGACACGGTGTTTGCGCGCCAGGTCGAAGCGCATGGCGCGGCCGGCGGCGTGCTTCTGGCAATCTCGACCAGCGGCAATTCGCCGAGCATCCTCGCCGCCGCCGAACAAGCTCGGATGATGGACATGACGGTGATCAGCCTGACCGGCGACACCGGCGGCAAGCTCAAGCCGCTGTCCGACATTCTCCTCAACGTGCCTTCTACCTCGACGCCGATCATCCAGCAGGGGCATCTGTGCCTCTATCATTATCTGTGCGAGGTGGTCGAAGCGCGTCTCAGCAATGGCTGA
- the rfaE1 gene encoding D-glycero-beta-D-manno-heptose-7-phosphate kinase has translation MIKHNPPSPEPLHRAIARFGQATVLVVGDFILDRFVNGVIERISPEAPIPVLHGRGETATIGGAGNVVANIVSLGATAVPVSVIGTDVAGDSLVRMLGELGVDTAGLSQDRGRMTSSKSRFSALNQQVLRFDEEEIKPLGTVERAGLIRHFRDALPRADIVVLSDYGKGILLDGVAADLIAICREAGKPVLVDPKGRDYARYARATAITPNRKELGEAVGHAVFADEEIVAAARQLISAHGFDFVVATRSEKGMSVVGPTEARHIATQAREVFDVSGAGDTVIASFALALAVGADTVMAASIANAAGGVVVGKRGTARLTVEELTGALFRSHGPTAHKDAILDAASAARMVAAWKEEGLSVGFTNGCFDILHAGHVSLLHAARSQCDRLVLGLNSDASVRRLKGAGRPVNDQHDRACVLAALASVDAVVVFDEDTPLALIEALLPDILVKGADYTVDTVVGADVVQKAGGRVVLVDLVAGKSTTNTIGKLRAGGTTN, from the coding sequence ATGATCAAGCACAATCCGCCTTCCCCCGAACCCCTGCACCGCGCCATTGCGCGGTTCGGCCAGGCCACCGTGCTGGTGGTCGGCGACTTCATCCTCGACCGTTTCGTCAACGGCGTCATCGAGCGGATCTCGCCGGAAGCGCCGATCCCGGTGCTGCACGGGCGCGGCGAGACCGCGACGATTGGCGGCGCCGGCAATGTCGTGGCCAACATCGTTTCGCTCGGCGCCACCGCTGTTCCTGTCTCGGTGATCGGCACCGATGTGGCGGGCGACAGCCTGGTGCGGATGCTCGGCGAGCTTGGCGTCGACACGGCCGGCCTGTCGCAGGATCGCGGCCGCATGACCTCGTCGAAGAGCCGCTTCAGCGCGCTCAACCAGCAGGTGCTGCGCTTCGACGAGGAGGAAATCAAGCCGCTCGGCACCGTGGAGCGCGCTGGCCTGATCCGGCATTTCCGCGATGCGCTGCCACGTGCCGACATCGTTGTCCTGTCCGATTACGGCAAGGGCATCCTGCTCGACGGCGTCGCCGCTGATCTGATCGCCATCTGCCGCGAGGCGGGAAAACCGGTGCTGGTCGATCCGAAGGGCCGCGACTATGCGCGCTATGCCAGGGCGACCGCCATCACCCCCAACCGCAAGGAACTTGGCGAGGCCGTCGGCCATGCGGTGTTCGCCGATGAAGAGATTGTGGCTGCGGCACGCCAGCTGATTTCGGCGCACGGTTTCGACTTCGTCGTCGCGACGCGCAGCGAAAAGGGTATGAGCGTGGTCGGCCCGACCGAGGCACGCCACATCGCCACCCAGGCGCGCGAAGTGTTCGACGTTTCGGGCGCCGGCGACACGGTGATCGCCAGCTTCGCGCTGGCGTTGGCCGTAGGCGCCGATACCGTCATGGCGGCCTCGATCGCCAATGCCGCCGGCGGCGTCGTGGTGGGCAAGCGCGGCACCGCGCGGCTGACGGTCGAGGAACTGACCGGCGCGCTGTTCCGCTCGCATGGACCGACCGCTCACAAGGACGCCATCCTCGATGCCGCATCGGCCGCGCGCATGGTGGCGGCGTGGAAGGAAGAGGGCCTGAGCGTCGGCTTCACCAATGGCTGTTTCGACATCCTGCATGCCGGCCATGTCAGCCTCTTGCACGCGGCGCGCAGCCAGTGCGACCGGCTGGTGCTCGGCCTCAACAGCGATGCCTCGGTGCGGCGCCTGAAGGGCGCCGGGCGTCCGGTCAACGACCAGCACGACCGCGCCTGCGTGCTCGCAGCGCTCGCCTCGGTCGATGCGGTCGTGGTGTTCGATGAGGACACACCGCTGGCGCTGATCGAGGCCTTGCTGCCCGACATACTGGTCAAGGGCGCCGATTACACGGTCGACACCGTGGTCGGCGCCGATGTGGTGCAGAAGGCCGGCGGACGCGTCGTGCTGGTCGATCTCGTCGCCGGCAAGAGCACCACCAACACCATTGGCAAATTGCGCGCCGGCGGCACCACAAACTGA
- a CDS encoding HAD family hydrolase encodes MADSTTSGPYPLAEPGLWVERVGRTVFPAGTPALFLDRDGTINIDTGYPDDPAEMVLRADIAAAIAAANRAGIPVIIVTNQSGIARGYYGWGDFAAVNGRVLELLGGEGAFVDMVLACAYHEAGSGPLEVADHPMRKPNPGMLLEAAKRLGLDLQRSLIVGDKKADMEAGQRAGLSQGWLVDGQAAVQSGFAVRPWRDLEDFDGLLAAIAALGAASGEP; translated from the coding sequence ATGGCTGACTCCACGACGTCCGGCCCCTATCCGTTGGCAGAGCCCGGCCTATGGGTAGAGCGGGTCGGCCGGACGGTGTTTCCCGCCGGTACGCCGGCGCTGTTCCTCGACCGCGACGGCACCATCAATATCGATACCGGCTATCCCGACGATCCAGCCGAAATGGTGCTGCGCGCGGATATCGCCGCAGCGATCGCCGCCGCCAACCGCGCCGGCATTCCCGTCATCATCGTCACCAACCAGTCGGGCATCGCGCGCGGCTATTACGGCTGGGGCGATTTCGCTGCCGTCAATGGCCGCGTGCTGGAATTGCTAGGCGGCGAGGGCGCATTTGTCGACATGGTGCTGGCTTGCGCCTATCACGAAGCGGGCTCCGGCCCGCTTGAGGTCGCCGATCATCCGATGCGCAAGCCCAATCCGGGCATGCTTCTGGAGGCGGCCAAACGCCTCGGGCTTGATCTGCAGCGTTCGCTGATCGTCGGAGACAAGAAGGCCGACATGGAGGCGGGACAGCGCGCCGGCCTCTCGCAGGGCTGGCTGGTCGACGGGCAAGCGGCCGTTCAATCGGGCTTCGCGGTCAGGCCCTGGCGCGACCTCGAGGATTTCGACGGCCTGCTCGCCGCAATAGCGGCACTTGGCGCCGCGTCGGGCGAGCCGTGA
- the trxB gene encoding thioredoxin-disulfide reductase, whose amino-acid sequence MTTKHAPVLIIGSGPAGYTAAVYAARAMLKPMLVAGLQQGGQLMITTDVENYPGFADPIQGPWLMEQMLKQAEHVGTDIINDIITEVDLNVRPFRAKGDSGTTYTADALIIATGAQAKWLGIPTEQTFMGFGVSACATCDGFFYRGKDVAVIGGGNSAVEEALYLSNLAKSVTVIHRRNDFRAERILRERLLKKDNVRVIWDTIVDEITGRPGKTPLPPSVEGLKLRNAATGEETHLKIDGVFVAIGHAPAVELFAGKLKQKPNGYLWTAPDSTRTDVPGVFAAGDVTDDIYRQAVTAAGLGCMAALEAEKYLAGIEVHREAAE is encoded by the coding sequence ATGACCACCAAGCACGCGCCCGTTCTCATCATCGGTTCCGGTCCGGCCGGCTATACGGCGGCGGTCTACGCCGCCCGCGCCATGCTGAAGCCGATGCTGGTCGCCGGCCTGCAGCAGGGCGGCCAGTTGATGATCACCACCGATGTCGAGAACTATCCCGGCTTCGCCGACCCCATCCAGGGTCCGTGGCTGATGGAGCAGATGCTCAAGCAGGCCGAGCATGTCGGCACCGACATCATCAACGACATCATCACCGAGGTCGATCTCAACGTGCGGCCGTTCCGTGCCAAGGGCGATTCCGGCACCACCTACACCGCCGACGCACTGATCATCGCCACCGGCGCGCAAGCGAAATGGCTGGGCATCCCGACCGAACAGACCTTCATGGGTTTTGGCGTATCGGCCTGCGCCACCTGCGACGGGTTCTTCTATCGCGGCAAGGATGTCGCGGTCATCGGCGGCGGCAATTCCGCGGTGGAAGAGGCGCTCTATCTGTCGAACCTCGCCAAGAGCGTTACGGTCATCCACAGGCGCAACGATTTCCGCGCCGAACGCATCCTGCGCGAGCGGCTCTTGAAGAAGGACAATGTCCGCGTCATCTGGGACACGATCGTCGACGAGATCACCGGCCGCCCCGGCAAGACGCCGCTGCCGCCTTCGGTCGAGGGCCTGAAGCTGCGCAACGCGGCGACTGGCGAGGAAACGCATCTGAAGATCGACGGCGTGTTCGTGGCGATCGGTCATGCGCCGGCGGTCGAACTGTTCGCCGGCAAGCTGAAGCAGAAGCCGAACGGCTATCTGTGGACGGCGCCGGATTCGACCCGCACCGACGTGCCCGGCGTGTTCGCGGCCGGCGATGTGACCGACGACATCTACCGCCAGGCAGTGACGGCGGCGGGCCTCGGCTGCATGGCCGCTCTCGAGGCGGAGAAATATCTGGCCGGCATCGAAGTGCACCGCGAAGCGGCCGAGTAG
- a CDS encoding glycosyltransferase family 2 protein, whose protein sequence is MTRFASPVSALVICMNEADMIGQCLESVDFCAEIIVVDSGSTDSTLDVVKEFIAKGYPIRLFHNDWPGFPRQRQFALDQATQPWCLSIEADEAIDDLLRQSIVDVTQPRNVGFDGWYIRRRDKLKGYGYAHRWVLHNRLLRLFRRDKATMDLDLRVHESFEVPGETGTIENGVLLHRREMSIAEDLARANTYSSLKVATLVERGKKPGLVKLVLSPLGNFLKFYLAKRYFLCGRHGFVYSMMVMVYSFATEAKLYEAWRDNDPV, encoded by the coding sequence ATGACTCGATTTGCTAGCCCGGTTTCGGCGCTGGTCATCTGCATGAACGAAGCCGACATGATCGGCCAGTGCCTGGAAAGCGTCGACTTCTGCGCCGAGATCATCGTCGTCGATTCAGGCTCGACGGACAGCACCCTGGACGTCGTCAAGGAGTTCATCGCCAAGGGCTACCCGATAAGGCTGTTTCACAACGACTGGCCGGGGTTTCCACGCCAGCGGCAATTCGCCCTCGATCAGGCCACGCAGCCATGGTGCCTTTCGATTGAAGCCGATGAGGCCATCGACGACCTGCTCAGGCAGTCGATCGTGGACGTGACGCAGCCTCGCAATGTCGGCTTCGACGGATGGTACATAAGGCGCCGCGACAAGCTGAAGGGCTATGGCTATGCGCACCGCTGGGTGCTGCACAACAGGCTGCTGCGTCTTTTCCGCCGAGACAAGGCGACCATGGACCTCGACTTGCGGGTCCATGAATCGTTCGAGGTGCCGGGCGAAACCGGCACGATTGAAAATGGCGTGCTGCTGCACCGCCGCGAAATGAGCATCGCAGAGGACCTAGCCAGGGCCAACACCTACTCCAGCCTCAAGGTTGCCACGCTGGTCGAACGGGGCAAGAAGCCTGGCCTGGTAAAACTGGTGCTGTCGCCGCTCGGCAACTTCCTGAAATTCTACCTGGCCAAGCGCTACTTCCTGTGCGGCCGGCACGGCTTCGTCTATTCGATGATGGTGATGGTGTATTCGTTCGCCACCGAGGCCAAGCTTTATGAAGCCTGGCGAGACAACGATCCTGTGTGA
- the rfaD gene encoding ADP-glyceromanno-heptose 6-epimerase: protein MIIVTGGAGMIGSNIVAALNAEGHDDILVVDDLTDGHKITNLADLQIADYLDKDDFLARMEAGSLGRIEAVFHQGACSTTTEWNGKFMMEVNYAFSKRLLHASQALRVPFLYASSASVYGGGSEFREDPTLERPLNVYAYSKKLFDDYVRRTVFDTDHSQVAGLRYFNVYGPREAHKGAMASVAFHLFNQVEQDQNPKLFGAYDGFGPGEQSRDFIHVGDVADVNLWLWKRGSSGIFNCGTGRAQPFRAIAETVIDTLGKGEIEFITFPDHLKGSYQSFTQADMSRLRAAGYNGQFRTVETGVRDYVEWLKAQRSS from the coding sequence ATGATCATCGTCACGGGCGGCGCCGGCATGATCGGCTCCAACATCGTCGCCGCGCTGAATGCCGAGGGGCACGACGACATACTCGTCGTCGACGACCTCACCGACGGCCACAAGATCACCAATCTCGCCGACTTGCAGATCGCCGACTATCTCGACAAGGACGATTTCTTAGCGCGCATGGAGGCAGGCTCGCTCGGCCGTATCGAGGCCGTCTTCCATCAGGGCGCCTGCTCGACCACCACCGAGTGGAACGGCAAATTCATGATGGAGGTGAATTACGCCTTCTCGAAGCGGCTGCTGCACGCAAGCCAGGCGCTGCGCGTGCCCTTCCTCTACGCCTCTTCGGCTTCCGTCTATGGCGGCGGCTCGGAGTTTCGCGAGGATCCCACGCTGGAGCGGCCGCTCAACGTCTACGCCTATTCCAAGAAGCTGTTCGACGATTATGTCAGGCGCACGGTCTTCGATACCGATCATTCGCAGGTCGCGGGCCTGCGCTATTTCAACGTCTATGGCCCGCGCGAAGCGCACAAGGGCGCCATGGCCTCGGTCGCCTTCCATCTGTTCAACCAGGTCGAACAAGACCAGAACCCGAAACTGTTCGGTGCCTATGACGGCTTCGGGCCTGGCGAACAAAGCCGCGACTTCATCCATGTCGGCGATGTCGCCGACGTCAATCTGTGGCTGTGGAAACGGGGCTCAAGCGGCATCTTCAATTGCGGCACCGGCCGCGCCCAGCCCTTCCGCGCCATCGCCGAAACGGTGATCGACACGCTGGGCAAGGGTGAGATCGAGTTCATCACCTTCCCCGACCATCTCAAGGGCAGCTACCAGAGCTTTACGCAAGCTGATATGTCCCGTTTGCGCGCGGCCGGTTATAATGGCCAATTCCGGACAGTGGAAACCGGTGTCAGAGACTATGTCGAATGGCTGAAAGCCCAACGATCCTCGTGA
- the waaF gene encoding lipopolysaccharide heptosyltransferase II — translation MAESPTILVIGPRWVGDMVMAQCLFSALKELHPNAAIDVLAPAWAAPLVKRMPEIRQQIDFPLKPGALEFTHRRRFGRLLRGRYDMAYILPGSWKSALIPFFARIPRRVGNLREMRYGLLTDIVPLPDSVKRRTAQAYFGLAQGGSFRAPRLSVDTKNQVALLDRFGLAPQKFVALMPGAEFGPAKRWPSESYAGLARDFMGKGLKVALFGSKNDRDVTAEIAALAPGVVDLAGQTRLEDAIDLIAAARLAVSNDSGLMHVAAAVGTPIVAVYGSTSPENTPPLAEHRELVWLGLSCSPCHQKVCPLGHLNCLKTLEVGQVAAAADRLLEIPAVA, via the coding sequence ATGGCTGAAAGCCCAACGATCCTCGTGATCGGCCCACGCTGGGTGGGCGACATGGTGATGGCGCAGTGCCTGTTCTCGGCGCTGAAGGAGCTGCATCCCAACGCCGCCATCGATGTGCTGGCGCCCGCCTGGGCCGCACCGCTGGTCAAGCGGATGCCCGAAATCCGCCAGCAGATCGACTTTCCGCTCAAACCTGGCGCGCTCGAATTCACCCATCGCCGCCGCTTCGGCCGCCTGCTGCGCGGCCGCTACGACATGGCTTACATCCTGCCGGGAAGCTGGAAATCGGCGCTGATCCCGTTCTTTGCCCGCATTCCGCGCCGTGTCGGCAATCTGCGCGAGATGCGCTATGGCCTGTTGACCGACATCGTGCCACTGCCCGACAGCGTCAAACGGCGAACCGCGCAGGCCTATTTCGGCCTCGCCCAGGGCGGCAGCTTCCGGGCGCCCCGGCTGAGCGTGGACACGAAAAACCAGGTCGCCCTGCTCGACCGGTTCGGGCTGGCGCCGCAGAAATTCGTCGCACTGATGCCCGGCGCCGAATTCGGCCCAGCCAAGCGCTGGCCGAGCGAAAGCTATGCCGGGCTTGCCCGCGATTTCATGGGCAAAGGGTTGAAAGTCGCGCTGTTCGGCTCGAAGAACGACCGCGACGTGACGGCGGAGATCGCTGCCCTTGCCCCCGGCGTCGTCGACCTCGCCGGGCAGACGCGGCTGGAGGACGCCATCGACCTGATAGCAGCCGCCAGACTGGCAGTGTCCAACGACAGCGGGCTGATGCATGTCGCGGCCGCCGTCGGCACGCCGATCGTGGCCGTCTATGGCTCGACCTCCCCCGAAAACACGCCGCCGCTGGCAGAACACCGGGAACTGGTCTGGCTAGGCCTGTCCTGTTCGCCCTGCCACCAGAAGGTCTGCCCGCTCGGCCACCTCAACTGCCTGAAGACGCTTGAAGTCGGCCAGGTCGCGGCGGCAGCGGACCGGTTGCTTGAAATCCCGGCCGTGGCATGA
- a CDS encoding type II toxin-antitoxin system Phd/YefM family antitoxin — MKHYPSTDLKQNLGDVLAAASQQPVSITRHNKPRYVLMSIETYEARFVNDSRRAYAAKDAPAEHVEMLEEYIAELDRD, encoded by the coding sequence ATGAAACACTATCCATCGACCGATCTGAAACAGAATCTCGGAGACGTGCTTGCGGCTGCCAGCCAGCAGCCCGTCTCCATCACTCGTCATAACAAGCCGAGATACGTCCTGATGAGCATCGAGACCTACGAGGCTCGCTTCGTCAACGACAGCCGCCGCGCCTACGCGGCCAAGGACGCCCCAGCCGAACATGTCGAGATGCTTGAGGAATACATCGCAGAGCTGGATCGTGATTAG
- a CDS encoding tetratricopeptide repeat protein, producing the protein MHKRMLIQAATALVALQFFAVPTFAAGSGGGSDQTVTQCKKGEVWDKKKKKCVAPQEGMLDDDSIYDAGHALAMAGRYDEAIAVLSLAANKQDPRILNYLGYSHRHSGRVTVGLGYYEEALRIDPNYTLVREYLGEAHLQIGDLAGAQQQLTEIEKRTGKGSREYGMLAEQIDHFMRS; encoded by the coding sequence ATGCATAAAAGAATGCTGATCCAGGCTGCAACCGCGCTGGTCGCGCTGCAGTTCTTCGCCGTCCCGACGTTCGCCGCCGGCAGTGGCGGCGGCAGCGACCAGACCGTCACCCAGTGCAAGAAGGGCGAAGTCTGGGACAAGAAGAAGAAAAAGTGTGTCGCACCCCAGGAAGGCATGCTGGACGACGACAGCATCTATGATGCAGGCCACGCGCTGGCGATGGCCGGGCGTTATGACGAGGCGATTGCCGTGCTCAGCCTCGCCGCCAACAAGCAGGATCCGCGCATCCTCAACTATCTCGGCTATTCGCACCGCCATTCCGGCCGCGTCACCGTCGGCCTCGGCTATTACGAGGAAGCGCTGCGCATCGACCCCAACTACACGCTGGTGCGCGAATATCTCGGCGAAGCGCATCTGCAGATCGGCGATCTGGCCGGCGCCCAGCAGCAGTTGACAGAGATCGAGAAGCGGACCGGCAAGGGTTCGCGCGAATACGGCATGCTGGCCGAGCAGATCGACCATTTCATGAGGAGTTGA
- a CDS encoding Lrp/AsnC family transcriptional regulator: MPLKADLDAIDWKILRELQGDGRMTNVELSNRVGISAPPCLRRVKRLEEAGIIRGYRALLNAPALGLDVVAFCLIGLHHQADAELRIFAERTRGWPIVRDAWMVSGESDFLLHCVASDLGAFQTFVIEELTSTPNVDTVRTALTIRRVKDEGLVSFAQP, translated from the coding sequence ATGCCGCTCAAGGCCGACCTCGACGCCATCGACTGGAAGATCCTGCGCGAACTGCAGGGCGACGGCCGCATGACCAATGTCGAACTGTCGAACCGCGTCGGCATTTCGGCGCCGCCATGCCTGCGCCGCGTCAAACGGCTGGAGGAAGCCGGCATCATCCGCGGCTACCGCGCTTTGCTCAATGCACCGGCGCTCGGCCTCGATGTCGTCGCCTTCTGCCTGATCGGCCTGCATCACCAGGCCGACGCCGAGCTGCGCATCTTTGCCGAACGCACCCGCGGCTGGCCGATCGTGCGCGACGCCTGGATGGTGTCGGGCGAATCCGATTTCCTGCTGCATTGCGTGGCGAGCGACCTCGGCGCCTTCCAGACCTTCGTCATCGAGGAGCTGACCTCGACCCCCAATGTCGACACGGTGCGCACCGCTCTCACCATCCGCCGGGTCAAGGACGAAGGGCTGGTCTCGTTTGCACAGCCTTGA
- a CDS encoding LysE family translocator: MPSTELLLAFFATTAIFAYIPGPAMLYAAAQTMARGRWSGLTAALGIHLGGYVHVFAAAAGLSVLFHAVPTLYLAVKLIGALYLIWLGVSLFRKRVDGDAALPAIERKSARRAFFESITVEVLNPKTAIFFMAFLPQFIDASAAFPVWLQFVVLGTIVNLMFSSADVVCVFLAGAVIGRLRRSSRAQRLMQRAGGAVLVGLGVHVALQKS; this comes from the coding sequence ATGCCGTCGACCGAACTGCTGCTGGCGTTTTTCGCCACCACGGCGATCTTCGCCTACATTCCGGGCCCGGCGATGCTCTACGCCGCCGCGCAGACGATGGCGCGTGGCCGCTGGTCGGGCCTGACGGCGGCACTTGGCATCCATTTGGGCGGCTATGTGCATGTTTTCGCCGCCGCCGCCGGCCTGTCGGTGCTGTTTCACGCCGTGCCGACGCTCTATTTGGCGGTCAAGCTGATCGGCGCGCTCTATCTGATCTGGCTCGGCGTCTCGCTGTTTCGCAAGCGCGTGGACGGCGATGCCGCGTTGCCCGCGATCGAGCGGAAATCGGCACGACGCGCCTTTTTCGAGAGCATCACCGTCGAGGTGCTCAATCCGAAGACGGCGATCTTCTTCATGGCATTCCTGCCGCAGTTCATCGATGCCTCGGCGGCGTTTCCGGTCTGGCTGCAATTCGTCGTGCTGGGAACGATCGTCAACCTGATGTTCTCCTCGGCCGATGTCGTCTGCGTTTTCTTGGCGGGCGCCGTGATCGGCCGCTTGCGGCGTTCGAGCCGTGCACAGCGGCTGATGCAGCGGGCCGGCGGCGCGGTGCTGGTCGGGCTTGGCGTCCACGTTGCCCTGCAGAAGAGCTGA
- the greA gene encoding transcription elongation factor GreA — translation MNKVPMTGEGFASLKEELRWRQQEERPRIIEAISEARSHGDLSENAEYHAAKEAQSLNEGRVNELEDYIARAEVIDVSKLSGDKIKFGATVVLVDEDTEEKKTYRIVGDQEADVKSGRISISSPIARALIGKEVGDAIEVNAPGGARGYEIVQVQFI, via the coding sequence ATGAACAAGGTCCCGATGACAGGCGAGGGGTTCGCGTCATTGAAGGAAGAACTGCGCTGGCGCCAGCAGGAAGAGCGGCCGCGCATCATCGAGGCGATCTCCGAAGCGCGCTCGCATGGCGACCTGTCCGAAAATGCCGAGTACCATGCCGCCAAGGAGGCGCAGAGCCTCAACGAGGGCCGCGTCAACGAGCTTGAAGATTATATCGCGCGCGCCGAGGTGATCGACGTCAGCAAGCTCAGCGGCGACAAGATCAAGTTCGGCGCCACCGTGGTGCTGGTCGACGAGGACACCGAGGAAAAGAAGACCTACCGGATCGTCGGCGACCAGGAGGCGGACGTGAAGTCAGGCCGCATCTCGATCTCCTCGCCGATCGCGCGTGCACTCATCGGCAAGGAAGTCGGCGATGCCATCGAGGTCAACGCGCCGGGCGGTGCCAGGGGGTATGAGATCGTCCAGGTGCAGTTTATCTAG
- a CDS encoding DUF3775 domain-containing protein, whose translation MQRRLEKDWELSIGPDTVRLFILKAKALSAAVNEDYADGAEHEVELDGESHVNHHHDGLAEESSENLTEEELRELINDLNVDEAAELIALAWVGRGDYDAAEWVDALAAARDRANKRTAKYLLGMPLLADWLEEGLEAIGA comes from the coding sequence GTGCAGCGGCGGCTTGAAAAGGATTGGGAACTTTCGATCGGCCCCGACACCGTGCGCCTGTTCATCCTCAAGGCCAAGGCGCTGAGCGCGGCCGTCAACGAAGACTATGCCGACGGCGCCGAGCACGAGGTCGAGCTCGACGGCGAGTCCCATGTCAACCATCACCATGACGGCCTTGCCGAGGAAAGCTCCGAGAACCTTACCGAAGAAGAGCTGCGCGAGCTGATCAACGACCTCAATGTCGATGAAGCAGCCGAACTGATCGCGCTGGCCTGGGTCGGTCGCGGCGACTACGACGCCGCCGAATGGGTGGACGCGCTTGCCGCGGCGCGCGACCGTGCCAACAAGCGCACGGCAAAATACCTGCTCGGCATGCCGCTCCTTGCCGATTGGCTGGAGGAGGGTCTGGAAGCGATCGGCGCGTGA